The proteins below come from a single Aegilops tauschii subsp. strangulata cultivar AL8/78 chromosome 6, Aet v6.0, whole genome shotgun sequence genomic window:
- the LOC109773179 gene encoding adenosine kinase 2, producing the protein MAASNLEGVLLGMGNPLLDISAVVDEAFLAKYDVKPNNAILAEDKHLPMYDELSSKENVEYIAGGATQNSIRVAQWMLQTPGATSYMGCIGKDKYGEEMKSAAKAAGVTAHYYEDEAAPTGTCAVCVVGGERSLIANLSAANCYKSEHLKKPENWALVEKAKYIYIAGFFLTVSPESIQLVAEHAAANNKVFLMNLSAPFICEFFRDAQEKVLPYADYIFGNETEARIFSKVRGWETENVEEIALKISQLPLASGKQKRIAVITQGADPVVVAEDGKVKTFPVILLPKEKLVDTNGAGDAFVGGFLSQLVQGKSIEDCVKAGCYAANVIIQQSGCTYPEKPDFN; encoded by the exons ATGGCGGCGAGCAACCTCGAGGGTGTGCTCCTGGGGATGGGCAACCCCCTTCTCGACATCTCCGCCGTCGTCGACGAGGCCTTCCTCGCTAA GTATGATGTCAAGCCGAACAATGCCATTCTCGCCGAGGACAAGCACTTGCCTAT GTACGATGAGTTGTCCAGCAAGGAAAATGTTGAATACATTGCTGGAG GAGCCACGCAGAACTCTATCAGGGTTGCCCAA TGGATGCTTCAAACTCCTGGTGCAACAAGTTACATGGGTTGCATTGGAAAGGACAAGTATGGTGAGGAGATGAAGAGCGCCGCTAAAGCTGCAGGAGTTACT GCTCATTACTATGAGGATGAGGCTGCTCCTACAGGCACATGTGCTGTATGTGTTGTTGGTGGCGAAAG GTCATTGATTGCAAACTTATCTGCTGCGAACTGCTACAAATCTGAGCATCTAAAGAAGCCAGAGAACTGGGCACTAG TTGAGAAAGCAAAATACATCTACATTGCTGGCTTTTTCCTTACGGTGTCCCCTGAATCTATTCAGCTTGTTGCTGAGCATGCTGCTGCCAATAACAAG GTTTTCTTGATGAACCTCTCCGCTCCCTTTATCTGCGAGTTTTTCCGTGATGCCCAAGAGAAGGTTCTTCC GTATGCGGACTATATCTTTGGAAATGAAACTGAGGCAAGGATCTTCTCTAAAGTCCGAGGGTGGGAG ACTGAGAATGTCGAGGAGATCGCTTTGAAGATCTCACAACTGCCTCTGGCTTCTGGAAAACAAAAGAGGATTGCTGTGATTACTCAGGGTGCTGATCCAGTAGTTGTGGCCGAGGATGGGAAG GTGAAAACATTCCCTGTCATCCTATTGCCCAAGGAGAAGCTTGTTGACACCAATGGCGCTG GTGATGCGTTTGTTGGAGGCTTCCTCTCTCAGTTGGTGCAAGGGAAGAGCATCGAGGACTGCGTAAAGGCCGGTTGCTACGCAGCAAACGTTATCATCCAGCAGTCTGGCTGCACTTACCCTGAGAAGCCTGACTTCAACTAG